In Solenopsis invicta isolate M01_SB chromosome 1, UNIL_Sinv_3.0, whole genome shotgun sequence, one genomic interval encodes:
- the LOC105201241 gene encoding Down syndrome cell adhesion molecule-like protein Dscam2 isoform X1 has protein sequence MDSTLLLLLLTGCSVKFALGQQGPVFILEPPSTLVFSNTTGSQLGCSAHGSPTPHVTWITSPDQRSVTAVPGLRQLLGNGTLYFPPFLAQDFRAEVHNARYRCRATSSVGTALSREVTLRAVLTVPGYDVRVNRQPVMEGCNAVLSCTAREDVKEHLTVTSWFRDDAILLPGNTDTGGRFVVTSQGDLHIRAARPEDGRATYSCLTLHALTSERRKSEPATLTVTEPTGSTPPRLMQRSEIAISAESGSDVHLTCSAQGSPPPQFTWYRDVNGHSIPVESFGRIQLWGDLMQIRRVDAQDAGRYVCRASNQLGEQRAETHLSVTSKLNARIQPRVQVINSGETATMNCTVEGYPVESVEWLHDGVPVLTAQDTRIRLLAPLVLVIGSVGRRDKGMYQCLVRSDKENAQATAELKLGDTVPELQYTFIEQALRPGPPVSLRCSATGSPTPSFTWLLDGEPLSQIATGHRYAIGQYVDQSGDVISHLNISSAGAEDGGLYACVASNTLATVEHKARLNIYGPPYIRSIGPVRAIAGVDITIACPYSGYPITSVGWTRGGAELPFDIRQRVDSEGHLTILTVDPNDAGTYTCIVRASSGETANRDILLTVNSPPVMSPFNFPANSQEGSRAQVTCSVTSGDLPIYISWLKDGEPLPSSLRIEERGAEFFSILVFKELSSRHSGKYTCVATNSAAKVNHTAELLVKVPPQWIFEPLDVATLLGNPLNVHCEAKGFPPPRITWLRARGRTSNDYQPLVDGSDGRLTILPNGSLWTASAGPQDEGYYLCRANNAIGSGLSKVIYVSVHEPARFEFQSKNVTIRRGESVTIDCTVIGDNPIEVQWMHNSDRLDMSNHRLSIGQIKTDNGLKSQLSIANSDRQDSGVYRCTADNAYGRSEHLIYLAVQERPDPPAGLEVIEIGSRSIRLLWKRAFDGNSPIRNYVIQYRSLSHGMTDDWNPVKTHNVTYTPGSSNSGNSIHPTQNGLSPFETTGDDQEVALVGGLHPAVTYTFRIFAINSIDASGPTEAVVAKTQEEAPTEPPQSIKVQSAGPGELMVSWQSPPKESCNGDLLGYIVTWSEHSSSTSGVNQSKSLTVNGWATTKVQLTGLRKFTKYDISIRAFNSIASGPASAPIVGTTQEGVPETPPTQVTCVPLSSQSVKVSWSAPPPHQHGGIIQGYKVYYRPVPTDNMDISTVGEVKRTSSMDTYLHTLYKYTNYSIKVLAYTGAGDGALSPPIFCMTEEDVPGPPGGIKALALTAESILVSWLPPLQPNGNVSKYTVYSREAGSKNHNAHTMHDPPLSPTDTLTMELRDLVERQLYEFWVSATTGLGEGERTTIVTQTTNTRAPARVASFSQVLKRAVKSSITLSCLVVGNPTPRPTWMYRNSQITTGRHYELTSDGHLNIRGLEQSVAGNYTCSASNLFGDDSITYSLVVVMPPRAPSLELQYTTTNSIRFRWNHPDNGGATIQGYVLSYKRDQGGWEEIALSPEQTEFVLSGLKCGSSYLAHLTAHNRVDTGDPSPLISATTKGTAPLLPKEREIISANGTSVKLNLLSWPNGGCPIQYYTVEYRRRINTEPWILVASKATDNVVIRDLKTASWYSLRVTAHNDAGSTQTQMEFATTTLSGVSIGPPNDLIMEDDIKKTVPNHKVLYVIVPLICAIVLVVSAVILGYVMLKRSGRGNYLGEILPGQQQQQQAGLGLVPQQQHQQQHHHLSSCMSTVQLKSTAERDNRRNHQVYTSSPVKQENHKSADHGSEMYEISPYATFSVPGRENRSVTTATLDYTMQFKTFGHLENEDINTIDYERSSVEFERSKTPRWHKQRYFPSIAEAESKLRSSRQGSGSDTSGSPCGECAGPSYRVPVKPCRDVFSRGVESSTESNNEGSPSLARRRSRQPSRSTRSSVEDMTLLPPSGFSDSRELSDVECDRDRDRERDREWQGLSAGTRHGGSLGRLPIEAVESMLARYQQRKEQERQEFTIHV, from the exons GTGGAAGATTCGTAGTTACTTCGCAGGGTGATCTTCATATTAGAGCCGCCAGACCGGAAGACGGCAGAGCAACGTATTCGTGTTTAACCCTGCATGCCTTGACCAGCGAACGAAGAAAGAGCGAGCCCGCCACTTTAACAGTCACGG AACCAACCGGTTCCACGCCGCCGCGATTGATGCAACGATCTGAAATCGCTATTTCCGCCGAAAGCGGCTCCGACGTTCACCTCACGTGCTCGGCGCAAGGAAGCCCGCCGCCGCAATTTACCTGGTATCGCGATGTTAATG GCCACTCGATACCAGTCGAATCGTTCGGTCGTATACAGCTTTGGGGTGACCTGATGCAAATTCGTCGCGTAGATGCGCAGGACGCAGGAAGATATGTTTGCCGGGCCAGCAATCAGCTTGGCGAGCAACGAGCGGAGACGCACTTGTCAGTCACATCAAAGCTAAATGCCCGGATTCAGCCGCGTGTACAG GTCATTAATTCCGGCGAGACCGCCACGATGAACTGCACGGTCGAAGGATATCCGGTCGAGAGCGTTGAGTGGCTACATGACGGTGTGCCAGTATTGACCGCGCAGGACACGAGGATCAGATTGTTGGCTCCCTTGGTGCTCGTGATAGGCTCCGTTGGTCGTAGGGACAAAGGGATGTATCAATGTTTGGTGAGAAGCGACAAGGAAAATGCTCAGGCCACCGCCGAACTCAAGCTCGGAG ACACGGTTCCGGAACTGCAGTACACATTTATCGAGCAGGCGTTACGACCGGGCCCGCCGGTCTCTCTGCGATGTTCCGCTACCGGTTCACCGACGCCATCCTTTACGTGGCTACTCGACGGTGAACCACTGAGCCAGATTGCGACTGGACACAG ATACGCGATAGGCCAATACGTGGATCAATCCGGTGACGTAATCAGTCACTTAAACATTTCATCGGCTGGAGCCGAGGATGGTGGCCTGTACGCTTGTGTGGCGTCCAATACTCTGGCGACTGTCGAGCACAAAGCTAGGTTGAACATTTACG GACCACCCTACATCCGATCGATCGGACCAGTTCGCGCCATCGCCGGTGTCGACATTACAATAGCGTGTCCTTACTCAGGATATCCGATCACATCGGTCGGATGGACTCGAGGTGGTGCCGAATTGCCCTTTGACATCAGGCAGCGGGTCGACAGCGAGGGCCACCTTACAATCCTCACGGTAGACCCGAACGATGCCGGTACTTACACGTGCATAGTTCGAGCAAGTTCCGGGGAAACCGCCAACAGAGATATATTATTAACTGTTAATA GTCCCCCAGTAATGAGCCCCTTCAACTTTCCCGCGAATTCGCAAGAAGGCAGTCGTGCTCAAGTGACTTGTAGTGTGACGTCGGGTGATCTTCCAATCTACATTTCCTGGTTGAAAGACGGCGAACCACTGCCCTCTTCCCTTCGC ATCGAAGAACGAGGTGCCGAGTTCTTCAGCATCCTTGTATTCAAAGAACTATCGTCACGGCACAGCGGCAAATACACATGCGTGGCCACGAACAGTGCCGCGAAGGTCAACCACACGGCCGAACTTTTGGTAAAAGTACCACCTCAATGGATATTCGAACCGCTAGACGTGGCAACCCTTTTGGGCAACCCGTTAAATGTCCATTGCGAGGCCAAAGGTTTTCCACCGCCGCGTATCACATGGCTACGTGCCAGAGGCAGAACGTCCAACGACTATCAGCCGCTGGTCGATGGGTCCGATGGTAGACTCACGATATTGCCTAATGGGTCTTTGTGGACGGCTTCCGCCGGTCCGCAGGATGAGGGTTACTATCTCTGTCGGGCTAACAATGCTATCGGTTCCGGACTCAGCAAAGTGATATATGTGTCAGTGCACG AACCGGCGAGATTCGAGTTTCAgagtaaaaatgtaacaattcgCCGTGGAGAATCCGTTACTATCGATTGCACTGTGATCGGCGATAATCCTATAGAGGTTCAGTGGATGCACAATAGTGATCGATTGGATATGAGCAATCATAGACTAAGCATCGGTCAAATAAAGACTGACAACGGCCTCAAATCCCAATTATCTATCGCAAACAGCGATCGGCAAGATTCTGGAGTCTACAGATGTACCGCTGATAACGCTTACGGAAGAAGTGAACATCTGATTTATTTGGCAGTCCAAG AGAGGCCGGATCCTCCAGCTGGACTCGAAGTAATAGAGATCGGTTCCCGATCAATACGGTTATTATGGAAGCGAGCCTTCGATGGAAACAGCCCTATAAGAAATTATGTGATACAATACCGCTCGCTGAGCCACGGTATGACCGATGATTGGAATCCCGTTAAAACGCACAATGTCACGTACACGCCAGGAAGCTCCAACAGTGGTAATTCTATACATCCGACTCAAAATG GCTTATCTCCGTTTGAAACCACCGGCGATGACCAAGAGGTAGCTCTAGTCGGTGGTCTTCATCCAGCTGTCACCTATACCTTCAGGATATTCGCTATAAACTCTATCGATGCGAGCGGACCTACGGAAGCAGTCGTGGCGAAGACTCAGGAGGAAG CACCCACTGAACCGCCGCAAAGCATCAAAGTGCAATCCGCCGGGCCTGGAGAGCTCATGGTCAGCTGGCAA tcgCCTCCAAAAGAATCGTGCAACGGGGATCTATTAGGATACATAGTGACGTGGTCGGAACATTCGTCGTCGACTTCGGGTGTCAATCAAAGTAAAAGTTTAACCGTAAATGGTTGGGCGACGACAAAGGTACAGCTAACCGGTTTAAGAAAATTTACGAAATACGACATTTCGATCAGAGCCTTCAATAGCATAGCCAGCGGACCAGCAAGCGCTCCCATCGTGGGTACTACTCAAGAAGGAG TACCGGAAACGCCACCGACTCAGGTGACATGCGTTCCATTGTCTTCCCAAAGTGTCAAAGTATCTTGGAGTGCGCCTCCTCCTCATCAACACGGCGGAATTATTCAAGGATACAAAGTCTATTACAGGCCGGTTCCTACTGATAACA TGGATATATCGACGGTCGGCGAAGTTAAAAGAACTTCCAGTATGGACACTTACTTACACACTTTGTACAAGTACACGAATTATTCCATCAAGGTATTGGCTTATACAGGCGCGGGTGATGGAGCACTGAGTCCACCGATCTTCTGCATGACAGAAGAGGATG TTCCAGGCCCGCCCGGTGGCATTAAAGCACTGGCGTTAACGGCAGAAAGTATATTGGTTTCCTGGTTGCCCCCGTTGCAACCCAATGGAAACGTCTCAAAATATACTGTTTACAGCAGAGAGGCTGGCTCTAAAAATCATAACGCGCACACGATGCACGATCCGCCATTATCGCCCACGGACACCCTTACGATGGAATTACGAGATTTAGTGGAAAG ACAATTGTACGAATTCTGGGTATCGGCAACGACCGGTCTTGGAGAAGGGGAACGAACTACCATAGTTACGCAAACCACAAATACCAGAG CTCCCGCTAGAGTGGCATCGTTCTCACAAGTATTAAAAAGAGCTGTAAAATCGTCGATTACGCTGTCGTGTTTAGTGGTCGGAAACCCTACACCACGACCTACTTGGATGTATAGAAACAGTCAAATCACCACCGGCAGGCATTACGAACTCACATCTGACGGACATCTTAACATCCGCG gatTAGAGCAATCGGTTGCAGGCAACTACACTTGTTCGGCTAGTAATTTATTTGGCGACGACTCCATCACATATTCATTAGTCGTAGTGATGCCACCTAGAGCACCGTCGTTAGAATTGCAATATACAACAACCAACAGTATCAGATTCCGTTGGAATCATCCTGACAATGGCGGTGCTACTATACAAG gATACGTGTTAAGCTACAAAAGAGATCAAGGCGGATGGGAAGAAATTGCCTTGTCTCCCGAGCAGACGGAGTTCGTTCTCTCTGGATTAAAATGTGGTTCTTCATACTTAGCGCATTTAACAGCACATAATCGCGTCGACACCGGCGACCCAAGTCCGTTGATCAGCGCAACAACGAAGGGCACCG CACCCCTATTGCCTAAGGAAAGAGAAATTATTTCGGCAAATGGCACATCGgtgaaattgaatttattatcttGGCCTAACGGAGGATGCCCAATTCAATATTACACCGTCGAGTATCGCAGGCGAATCAATACGGAACCCTGGATTTTGGTGGCCAGCAAAGCGACCGATAACGTCGTAATTCGTGATTTAAAAACAGCATCGTGGTACAGTTTACGTGTAACGGCTCACAACGACGCTGGCTCGACTCAGACTCAAATGGAGTTTGCCACGACTACGTTAAGCGGAGTTAGTATTGGTCCGCCCAATGATCTAATAATGGAGGACGATATCAAGAAGACTGTGCCTAATCACAAAGTTCTATATGTCATCGTACCGCTCATCTGCGCAATCGTTTTGGTCGTTTCTGCTGTTATCCTGGGATACGTCATGCTTAAACGTAGCGGCAG AGGTAACTACCTAGGCGAGATATTGCCAgggcaacagcagcaacaacaagcTGGATTAGGACTAGTCCCACAACAACAACACCAGCAACAGCATCATCACTTGTCCAGTTGTATGTCGACCGTACAACTCAAGTCAACGGCAGAACGAGACAATAGACGTAATCATCAGGTTTACACTAGCTCGCCCGTGAAGCAAGAAAATCACAAATCTGCCGACCATGGATCTG AAATGTACGAGATAAGTCCATACGCTACATTTAGCGTTCCTGGAAGAGAGAATCGTTCGGTCACAACTGCAACGCTCGATTACACAATGCAGTTCAAGACCTTTGGTCATTTGGAAAACGAGGACATCAACACTATCGATTACGAGAGATCCAGCGTGGAGTTCGAAAG GTCAAAAACACCAAGGTGGCACAAGCAACGCTACTTTCCGAGCATCGCGGAAGCCGAGAGCAAACTGCGATCGAGTCGACAAGGCTCCGGAAGCGACACGTCCGGAAGTCCTTGCGGCGAATGCGCCGGGCCTAGTTATAGAGTGCCAGTAAAGCCTTGTAGag ATGTATTTTCGCGAGGTGTCGAATCGAGTACGGAATCTAACAACGAAGGCTCGCCCTCCCTCGCGAGACGACGAAGCCGACAGCCGAGCCGGTCTACTCGCAG TTCGGTGGAGGATATGACGCTATTGCCGCCAAGCGGGTTCAGTGACAGCCGTGAATTGAGCGACGTGGAGTGCGACCGTGACCGTGATCGCGAACGCGATCGCGAATGGCAAGGTTTATCAGCCGGGACCCGTCACGGCGGCAGTTTGGGCAGACTTCCGATCGAGGCCGTCGAATCTATGCTCGCTAG ATATCAGCAAAGGAAAGAGCAAGAGAGACAAGAATTCACTATACACGTATGA
- the LOC105201241 gene encoding Down syndrome cell adhesion molecule-like protein Dscam2 isoform X4 — MDSTLLLLLLTGCSVKFALGQQGPVFILEPPSTLVFSNTTGSQLGCSAHGSPTPHVTWITSPDQRSVTAVPGLRQLLGNGTLYFPPFLAQDFRAEVHNARYRCRATSSVGTALSREVTLRAVLTVPGYDVRVNRQPVMEGCNAVLSCTAREDVKEHLTVTSWFRDDAILLPGNTDTGGRFVVTSQGDLHIRAARPEDGRATYSCLTLHALTSERRKSEPATLTVTEPTGSTPPRLMQRSEIAISAESGSDVHLTCSAQGSPPPQFTWYRDVNGHSIPVESFGRIQLWGDLMQIRRVDAQDAGRYVCRASNQLGEQRAETHLSVTSKLNARIQPRVQVINSGETATMNCTVEGYPVESVEWLHDGVPVLTAQDTRIRLLAPLVLVIGSVGRRDKGMYQCLVRSDKENAQATAELKLGDTVPELQYTFIEQALRPGPPVSLRCSATGSPTPSFTWLLDGEPLSQIATGHRYAIGQYVDQSGDVISHLNISSAGAEDGGLYACVASNTLATVEHKARLNIYGPPYIRSIGPVRAIAGVDITIACPYSGYPITSVGWTRGGAELPFDIRQRVDSEGHLTILTVDPNDAGTYTCIVRASSGETANRDILLTVNSPPVMSPFNFPANSQEGSRAQVTCSVTSGDLPIYISWLKDGEPLPSSLRIEERGAEFFSILVFKELSSRHSGKYTCVATNSAAKVNHTAELLVKVPPQWIFEPLDVATLLGNPLNVHCEAKGFPPPRITWLRARGRTSNDYQPLVDGSDGRLTILPNGSLWTASAGPQDEGYYLCRANNAIGSGLSKVIYVSVHEPARFEFQSKNVTIRRGESVTIDCTVIGDNPIEVQWMHNSDRLDMSNHRLSIGQIKTDNGLKSQLSIANSDRQDSGVYRCTADNAYGRSEHLIYLAVQERPDPPAGLEVIEIGSRSIRLLWKRAFDGNSPIRNYVIQYRSLSHGMTDDWNPVKTHNVTYTPGSSNSGNSIHPTQNGLSPFETTGDDQEVALVGGLHPAVTYTFRIFAINSIDASGPTEAVVAKTQEEAPTEPPQSIKVQSAGPGELMVSWQSPPKESCNGDLLGYIVTWSEHSSSTSGVNQSKSLTVNGWATTKVQLTGLRKFTKYDISIRAFNSIASGPASAPIVGTTQEGVPETPPTQVTCVPLSSQSVKVSWSAPPPHQHGGIIQGYKVYYRPVPTDNMDISTVGEVKRTSSMDTYLHTLYKYTNYSIKVLAYTGAGDGALSPPIFCMTEEDVPGPPGGIKALALTAESILVSWLPPLQPNGNVSKYTVYSREAGSKNHNAHTMHDPPLSPTDTLTMELRDLVERQLYEFWVSATTGLGEGERTTIVTQTTNTRAPARVASFSQVLKRAVKSSITLSCLVVGNPTPRPTWMYRNSQITTGRHYELTSDGHLNIRGLEQSVAGNYTCSASNLFGDDSITYSLVVVMPPRAPSLELQYTTTNSIRFRWNHPDNGGATIQGYVLSYKRDQGGWEEIALSPEQTEFVLSGLKCGSSYLAHLTAHNRVDTGDPSPLISATTKGTAPLLPKEREIISANGTSVKLNLLSWPNGGCPIQYYTVEYRRRINTEPWILVASKATDNVVIRDLKTASWYSLRVTAHNDAGSTQTQMEFATTTLSGVSIGPPNDLIMEDDIKKTVPNHKVLYVIVPLICAIVLVVSAVILGYVMLKRSGRGNYLGEILPGQQQQQQAGLGLVPQQQHQQQHHHLSSCMSTVQLKSTAERDNRRNHQVYTSSPVKQENHKSADHGSEMYEISPYATFSVPGRENRSVTTATLDYTMQFKTFGHLENEDINTIDYERSSVEFERSKTPRWHKQRYFPSIAEAESKLRSSRQGSGSDTSGSPCGECAGPSYRVPVKPCRDVFSRGVESSTESNNEGSPSLARRRSRQPSRSTRR, encoded by the exons GTGGAAGATTCGTAGTTACTTCGCAGGGTGATCTTCATATTAGAGCCGCCAGACCGGAAGACGGCAGAGCAACGTATTCGTGTTTAACCCTGCATGCCTTGACCAGCGAACGAAGAAAGAGCGAGCCCGCCACTTTAACAGTCACGG AACCAACCGGTTCCACGCCGCCGCGATTGATGCAACGATCTGAAATCGCTATTTCCGCCGAAAGCGGCTCCGACGTTCACCTCACGTGCTCGGCGCAAGGAAGCCCGCCGCCGCAATTTACCTGGTATCGCGATGTTAATG GCCACTCGATACCAGTCGAATCGTTCGGTCGTATACAGCTTTGGGGTGACCTGATGCAAATTCGTCGCGTAGATGCGCAGGACGCAGGAAGATATGTTTGCCGGGCCAGCAATCAGCTTGGCGAGCAACGAGCGGAGACGCACTTGTCAGTCACATCAAAGCTAAATGCCCGGATTCAGCCGCGTGTACAG GTCATTAATTCCGGCGAGACCGCCACGATGAACTGCACGGTCGAAGGATATCCGGTCGAGAGCGTTGAGTGGCTACATGACGGTGTGCCAGTATTGACCGCGCAGGACACGAGGATCAGATTGTTGGCTCCCTTGGTGCTCGTGATAGGCTCCGTTGGTCGTAGGGACAAAGGGATGTATCAATGTTTGGTGAGAAGCGACAAGGAAAATGCTCAGGCCACCGCCGAACTCAAGCTCGGAG ACACGGTTCCGGAACTGCAGTACACATTTATCGAGCAGGCGTTACGACCGGGCCCGCCGGTCTCTCTGCGATGTTCCGCTACCGGTTCACCGACGCCATCCTTTACGTGGCTACTCGACGGTGAACCACTGAGCCAGATTGCGACTGGACACAG ATACGCGATAGGCCAATACGTGGATCAATCCGGTGACGTAATCAGTCACTTAAACATTTCATCGGCTGGAGCCGAGGATGGTGGCCTGTACGCTTGTGTGGCGTCCAATACTCTGGCGACTGTCGAGCACAAAGCTAGGTTGAACATTTACG GACCACCCTACATCCGATCGATCGGACCAGTTCGCGCCATCGCCGGTGTCGACATTACAATAGCGTGTCCTTACTCAGGATATCCGATCACATCGGTCGGATGGACTCGAGGTGGTGCCGAATTGCCCTTTGACATCAGGCAGCGGGTCGACAGCGAGGGCCACCTTACAATCCTCACGGTAGACCCGAACGATGCCGGTACTTACACGTGCATAGTTCGAGCAAGTTCCGGGGAAACCGCCAACAGAGATATATTATTAACTGTTAATA GTCCCCCAGTAATGAGCCCCTTCAACTTTCCCGCGAATTCGCAAGAAGGCAGTCGTGCTCAAGTGACTTGTAGTGTGACGTCGGGTGATCTTCCAATCTACATTTCCTGGTTGAAAGACGGCGAACCACTGCCCTCTTCCCTTCGC ATCGAAGAACGAGGTGCCGAGTTCTTCAGCATCCTTGTATTCAAAGAACTATCGTCACGGCACAGCGGCAAATACACATGCGTGGCCACGAACAGTGCCGCGAAGGTCAACCACACGGCCGAACTTTTGGTAAAAGTACCACCTCAATGGATATTCGAACCGCTAGACGTGGCAACCCTTTTGGGCAACCCGTTAAATGTCCATTGCGAGGCCAAAGGTTTTCCACCGCCGCGTATCACATGGCTACGTGCCAGAGGCAGAACGTCCAACGACTATCAGCCGCTGGTCGATGGGTCCGATGGTAGACTCACGATATTGCCTAATGGGTCTTTGTGGACGGCTTCCGCCGGTCCGCAGGATGAGGGTTACTATCTCTGTCGGGCTAACAATGCTATCGGTTCCGGACTCAGCAAAGTGATATATGTGTCAGTGCACG AACCGGCGAGATTCGAGTTTCAgagtaaaaatgtaacaattcgCCGTGGAGAATCCGTTACTATCGATTGCACTGTGATCGGCGATAATCCTATAGAGGTTCAGTGGATGCACAATAGTGATCGATTGGATATGAGCAATCATAGACTAAGCATCGGTCAAATAAAGACTGACAACGGCCTCAAATCCCAATTATCTATCGCAAACAGCGATCGGCAAGATTCTGGAGTCTACAGATGTACCGCTGATAACGCTTACGGAAGAAGTGAACATCTGATTTATTTGGCAGTCCAAG AGAGGCCGGATCCTCCAGCTGGACTCGAAGTAATAGAGATCGGTTCCCGATCAATACGGTTATTATGGAAGCGAGCCTTCGATGGAAACAGCCCTATAAGAAATTATGTGATACAATACCGCTCGCTGAGCCACGGTATGACCGATGATTGGAATCCCGTTAAAACGCACAATGTCACGTACACGCCAGGAAGCTCCAACAGTGGTAATTCTATACATCCGACTCAAAATG GCTTATCTCCGTTTGAAACCACCGGCGATGACCAAGAGGTAGCTCTAGTCGGTGGTCTTCATCCAGCTGTCACCTATACCTTCAGGATATTCGCTATAAACTCTATCGATGCGAGCGGACCTACGGAAGCAGTCGTGGCGAAGACTCAGGAGGAAG CACCCACTGAACCGCCGCAAAGCATCAAAGTGCAATCCGCCGGGCCTGGAGAGCTCATGGTCAGCTGGCAA tcgCCTCCAAAAGAATCGTGCAACGGGGATCTATTAGGATACATAGTGACGTGGTCGGAACATTCGTCGTCGACTTCGGGTGTCAATCAAAGTAAAAGTTTAACCGTAAATGGTTGGGCGACGACAAAGGTACAGCTAACCGGTTTAAGAAAATTTACGAAATACGACATTTCGATCAGAGCCTTCAATAGCATAGCCAGCGGACCAGCAAGCGCTCCCATCGTGGGTACTACTCAAGAAGGAG TACCGGAAACGCCACCGACTCAGGTGACATGCGTTCCATTGTCTTCCCAAAGTGTCAAAGTATCTTGGAGTGCGCCTCCTCCTCATCAACACGGCGGAATTATTCAAGGATACAAAGTCTATTACAGGCCGGTTCCTACTGATAACA TGGATATATCGACGGTCGGCGAAGTTAAAAGAACTTCCAGTATGGACACTTACTTACACACTTTGTACAAGTACACGAATTATTCCATCAAGGTATTGGCTTATACAGGCGCGGGTGATGGAGCACTGAGTCCACCGATCTTCTGCATGACAGAAGAGGATG TTCCAGGCCCGCCCGGTGGCATTAAAGCACTGGCGTTAACGGCAGAAAGTATATTGGTTTCCTGGTTGCCCCCGTTGCAACCCAATGGAAACGTCTCAAAATATACTGTTTACAGCAGAGAGGCTGGCTCTAAAAATCATAACGCGCACACGATGCACGATCCGCCATTATCGCCCACGGACACCCTTACGATGGAATTACGAGATTTAGTGGAAAG ACAATTGTACGAATTCTGGGTATCGGCAACGACCGGTCTTGGAGAAGGGGAACGAACTACCATAGTTACGCAAACCACAAATACCAGAG CTCCCGCTAGAGTGGCATCGTTCTCACAAGTATTAAAAAGAGCTGTAAAATCGTCGATTACGCTGTCGTGTTTAGTGGTCGGAAACCCTACACCACGACCTACTTGGATGTATAGAAACAGTCAAATCACCACCGGCAGGCATTACGAACTCACATCTGACGGACATCTTAACATCCGCG gatTAGAGCAATCGGTTGCAGGCAACTACACTTGTTCGGCTAGTAATTTATTTGGCGACGACTCCATCACATATTCATTAGTCGTAGTGATGCCACCTAGAGCACCGTCGTTAGAATTGCAATATACAACAACCAACAGTATCAGATTCCGTTGGAATCATCCTGACAATGGCGGTGCTACTATACAAG gATACGTGTTAAGCTACAAAAGAGATCAAGGCGGATGGGAAGAAATTGCCTTGTCTCCCGAGCAGACGGAGTTCGTTCTCTCTGGATTAAAATGTGGTTCTTCATACTTAGCGCATTTAACAGCACATAATCGCGTCGACACCGGCGACCCAAGTCCGTTGATCAGCGCAACAACGAAGGGCACCG CACCCCTATTGCCTAAGGAAAGAGAAATTATTTCGGCAAATGGCACATCGgtgaaattgaatttattatcttGGCCTAACGGAGGATGCCCAATTCAATATTACACCGTCGAGTATCGCAGGCGAATCAATACGGAACCCTGGATTTTGGTGGCCAGCAAAGCGACCGATAACGTCGTAATTCGTGATTTAAAAACAGCATCGTGGTACAGTTTACGTGTAACGGCTCACAACGACGCTGGCTCGACTCAGACTCAAATGGAGTTTGCCACGACTACGTTAAGCGGAGTTAGTATTGGTCCGCCCAATGATCTAATAATGGAGGACGATATCAAGAAGACTGTGCCTAATCACAAAGTTCTATATGTCATCGTACCGCTCATCTGCGCAATCGTTTTGGTCGTTTCTGCTGTTATCCTGGGATACGTCATGCTTAAACGTAGCGGCAG AGGTAACTACCTAGGCGAGATATTGCCAgggcaacagcagcaacaacaagcTGGATTAGGACTAGTCCCACAACAACAACACCAGCAACAGCATCATCACTTGTCCAGTTGTATGTCGACCGTACAACTCAAGTCAACGGCAGAACGAGACAATAGACGTAATCATCAGGTTTACACTAGCTCGCCCGTGAAGCAAGAAAATCACAAATCTGCCGACCATGGATCTG AAATGTACGAGATAAGTCCATACGCTACATTTAGCGTTCCTGGAAGAGAGAATCGTTCGGTCACAACTGCAACGCTCGATTACACAATGCAGTTCAAGACCTTTGGTCATTTGGAAAACGAGGACATCAACACTATCGATTACGAGAGATCCAGCGTGGAGTTCGAAAG GTCAAAAACACCAAGGTGGCACAAGCAACGCTACTTTCCGAGCATCGCGGAAGCCGAGAGCAAACTGCGATCGAGTCGACAAGGCTCCGGAAGCGACACGTCCGGAAGTCCTTGCGGCGAATGCGCCGGGCCTAGTTATAGAGTGCCAGTAAAGCCTTGTAGag ATGTATTTTCGCGAGGTGTCGAATCGAGTACGGAATCTAACAACGAAGGCTCGCCCTCCCTCGCGAGACGACGAAGCCGACAGCCGAGCCGGTCTACTCGCAGGTAG